In Gemmatimonadaceae bacterium, the following proteins share a genomic window:
- the frdD gene encoding fumarate reductase subunit FrdD yields the protein MARRSVEPLLWLLFSAGGVVSAMLIPSLLFLFGLAFPLGWISPPGHEHLLVLLRHPLTRVVLFVLCMFSLFHGAHRFRYTLYDGLQIKHLNEVINPLLYGGALVGSLWAGYLLLQVT from the coding sequence ATGGCGAGACGATCCGTGGAGCCCTTGCTGTGGCTGCTTTTCAGCGCCGGCGGCGTGGTGTCGGCGATGCTGATACCCAGCCTGCTATTCTTGTTCGGACTCGCGTTCCCTCTTGGATGGATCTCGCCACCTGGCCACGAGCATCTGCTCGTTCTGTTGCGTCATCCGCTCACGCGCGTGGTTTTATTCGTCCTGTGCATGTTTTCGCTGTTTCACGGAGCCCATCGCTTCCGTTACACACTCTATGATGGGTTGCAGATCAAGCACCTGAACGAAGTGATCAACCCGCTCCTTTACGGTGGCGCGCTCGTCGGCTCATTGTGGGCCGGGTATCTGCTCTTGCAGGTGACGTAA
- a CDS encoding succinate dehydrogenase/fumarate reductase iron-sulfur subunit, with translation MADMITLQVARYRPEEEAAPTFQEYDVPCPKDWVVLDGLNYVKDRLDGTLSYRWSCRMGICGSCGMTVNGEPKLTCATFLADYAPGPVRVEPLRNFPVIRDLVVEIGDFMRKLSKVKPWIIRKDHKPLSDGEYLQTPQEMDEYAQYSMCINCMLCYAACPIYGLDQEFIGPAAIALAQRYNLDSRDEGARERLEVLSKHEGIWGCTFVGECTEVCPKDVDPAGAIQRYKLTAALDSLQAFLVPWSTR, from the coding sequence ATGGCGGACATGATCACGCTGCAGGTAGCACGCTACCGTCCCGAGGAGGAGGCGGCTCCCACTTTCCAGGAATACGACGTGCCCTGTCCCAAAGACTGGGTCGTGCTCGATGGGCTGAATTATGTCAAGGACCGGCTGGACGGTACGCTGTCGTACCGCTGGTCGTGCCGGATGGGCATTTGTGGGAGCTGCGGGATGACCGTAAATGGCGAACCGAAATTGACGTGCGCCACGTTCCTGGCCGACTACGCCCCGGGTCCCGTGCGCGTGGAGCCTCTGCGCAACTTCCCAGTCATTCGCGACCTCGTCGTCGAGATCGGCGACTTCATGCGAAAGTTGAGCAAGGTGAAACCCTGGATCATCCGCAAGGACCACAAACCGCTATCCGATGGCGAGTATCTGCAGACGCCGCAGGAGATGGACGAGTACGCGCAGTACAGCATGTGCATCAACTGCATGCTGTGTTACGCTGCCTGCCCGATCTACGGCCTGGACCAGGAGTTCATTGGGCCGGCGGCCATCGCCCTCGCCCAACGATACAACCTCGACTCCCGTGACGAAGGCGCGCGCGAACGACTCGAGGTCCTTTCCAAACACGAAGGCATTTGGGGTTGCACCTTCGTGGGAGAATGCACCGAGGTCTGTCCGAAGGATGTCGATCCCGCCGGTGCCATTCAGCGTTACAAGCTGACCGCTGCGCTGGACTCGCTGCAAGCTTTCCTGGTGCCATGGAGCACGCGATGA
- the frdA gene encoding fumarate reductase (quinol) flavoprotein subunit, producing MIPSHDVLLVGGGGAGLRAAIAIAETNPRLSIAVVSKVYPMRSHTVSAEGGAAGVIAPDDSFDEHAYDTISGGDWLSDQDAVEAFIREAPQELLQLEHWGCPWSREPDGRIAVRPFGGMKKMRTWFAADKTGFHMLHTLFQTTLQYTSVFRYDEWFVTKLLVDDGHVQGVVAIELMSGKVETITARAVILCTGGCGRVFPFTTNASIKTGDGMALAFRAGAPLKDMEFVQYHPTGLPFTGILITEAARAEGGYLINKDGYRYLQDYNLGKPEPKPVFRSMELGPRDRLSQAFVQEVAKGRTIDTPYGHVVHLDLRHLGEKIINTKLPFVRELCLKYQNIDPVTDLIPVRPVVHYMMGGVHTDIDGATPLAGLYAAGEVACVSINGANRLGSNSLPELLVFGARAGRAAAEYAAGEVKTSPAVLAQARDEERQLANEFLHQSGGRERLATLREEMQKTMEESAGIYRSGDTLARGADRLRELQERFGDVRIEDQSRTFNTERVAALELSFMLDVAEAIVNAALRREESRGAHQRTDFPARDDQRFLAHSLIYRTPDASCRVEYLPVTLTRWPPGERVYGR from the coding sequence GTGATCCCTTCTCATGACGTGTTGCTGGTGGGCGGCGGCGGGGCGGGGTTGCGCGCCGCCATTGCCATCGCCGAGACCAACCCGCGCCTCAGCATCGCCGTGGTCTCCAAGGTGTATCCGATGCGCAGCCACACGGTTTCGGCCGAGGGAGGCGCCGCGGGAGTGATCGCCCCTGACGACAGCTTCGACGAACACGCGTACGATACGATCTCGGGCGGAGATTGGCTCAGCGATCAAGACGCTGTGGAGGCCTTCATCAGGGAAGCACCCCAGGAGCTGCTCCAACTGGAACACTGGGGATGTCCGTGGAGCCGCGAGCCTGACGGCCGCATTGCCGTACGCCCGTTCGGGGGAATGAAGAAGATGCGTACGTGGTTCGCCGCCGACAAAACCGGCTTCCACATGCTCCACACGCTTTTCCAAACGACCCTCCAATACACGAGCGTTTTTCGCTACGACGAATGGTTCGTGACGAAGCTCCTGGTCGATGACGGCCATGTTCAGGGGGTGGTCGCCATCGAGCTGATGTCGGGGAAGGTCGAGACCATCACAGCACGCGCGGTCATCCTGTGTACGGGAGGCTGCGGCCGGGTCTTCCCCTTCACCACCAACGCCAGTATCAAAACGGGCGACGGTATGGCCCTCGCCTTCCGGGCAGGCGCCCCGCTGAAGGACATGGAGTTTGTGCAGTACCACCCCACCGGCCTGCCGTTCACCGGCATCCTGATCACCGAGGCGGCGCGGGCGGAGGGCGGGTACCTCATCAACAAGGACGGCTATCGCTACCTGCAGGACTACAACCTCGGCAAGCCGGAGCCGAAGCCGGTCTTTCGCAGCATGGAGCTGGGGCCGCGAGATCGCCTGTCGCAGGCCTTCGTGCAGGAGGTGGCGAAGGGGAGAACCATCGACACGCCCTACGGACACGTCGTCCACCTCGACCTCCGCCACCTGGGCGAGAAAATAATCAACACCAAGCTCCCCTTCGTGCGCGAGCTGTGCCTGAAGTACCAGAACATCGACCCCGTCACGGACCTCATTCCCGTCAGGCCGGTGGTCCACTACATGATGGGCGGCGTGCACACGGACATCGATGGTGCCACGCCACTGGCCGGATTGTACGCGGCGGGGGAGGTGGCCTGCGTGAGCATCAACGGTGCGAACCGGCTGGGATCCAACTCTCTGCCCGAGCTGCTCGTGTTCGGCGCCCGGGCCGGACGCGCCGCCGCCGAATATGCTGCCGGCGAAGTGAAGACCAGCCCGGCGGTGCTCGCGCAGGCGCGGGACGAGGAGAGACAGTTGGCGAACGAGTTCCTGCACCAGAGCGGCGGACGCGAGCGCCTGGCTACGCTTCGCGAGGAAATGCAGAAGACGATGGAGGAGAGTGCCGGCATCTATCGCTCCGGCGACACGCTGGCACGAGGGGCCGACAGGCTGCGCGAACTGCAGGAGCGTTTCGGCGACGTGCGCATCGAGGATCAGAGCCGCACGTTCAACACCGAGCGGGTGGCGGCCCTCGAGTTGTCCTTCATGCTCGACGTCGCTGAGGCGATAGTCAATGCTGCTCTGCGCCGGGAGGAGTCACGCGGCGCGCACCAGCGCACCGACTTCCCCGCACGCGACGATCAGCGCTTTCTTGCGCATTCGCTTATCTACCGGACTCCCGACGCCTCGTGCCGGGTGGAATATCTGCCGGTGACACTCACCCGCTGGCCTCCGGGCGAGCGGGTCTATGGGAGGTAG
- a CDS encoding PIN domain-containing protein: MIYTLDTNVFVDALRQPLDLDRLKAFLNWALPSTVLSSIVAAELMAGARTDKARRVLDDVFSRSV, translated from the coding sequence TTGATCTACACCCTCGACACGAACGTCTTCGTTGACGCCCTCCGCCAACCATTGGATCTGGATCGACTGAAGGCGTTTCTTAACTGGGCGCTGCCGTCGACGGTGCTCTCGAGCATCGTTGCTGCGGAGCTGATGGCGGGGGCGCGGACCGACAAAGCGCGGCGGGTGCTTGACGACGTCTTCTCTCGAAGCGTTTGA